A region from the Sorex araneus isolate mSorAra2 chromosome 6, mSorAra2.pri, whole genome shotgun sequence genome encodes:
- the LOC101555416 gene encoding small ubiquitin-related modifier 2-like gives MANEKPKGGVKTENNNNINLKVAGQDAPVLQFKIKRHTPFCITRLCPPLSKLMKASCERQDLSMKQIRFQLDRQPVNETDTRALLEMEDEDAVDVFQQQTGGVDSRSLLLSAGTQLLQTKKTFATRKPQFGSSTS, from the exons ATGGCCAATGAAAAACCCAAGGGAGGCGTCAAAACTGAGAACAACAATAATATTAATTTGAAGGTAGCAGGTCAGGATG cccccgtgctgCAGTTTAAGATTAAGAGGCATACACcattttgtatcact agactctgcccaccACTTAGTAAACTAATGAAAGCCTCTTGCGAACGACAGGATTTGTCAATGAAGCAGATCAGATTCCAACTTGACCGGCAGCCAGTCAACGAAACAGACACACGTGCGCTGTTGGAGATGGAGGACGAAGATGCAGTTGATGTGTTCCAGCAGCAGACAGGAGGTGTCGACTCACGGAGCCTGCTACTCTCCGCCGGAACTCAGCTCCTCCAGACCAAGAAGACATTCGCAACTCGAAAACCACAATTTGGTTCCAGCACATCCTGA